Proteins from one Escherichia coli genomic window:
- the yjaG gene encoding YjaG family protein → MLQNPIHLRLERLESWQHVTFMACLCERMYPNYAVFCQQTGFGDGQIYRRILDLIWETLTVKDAKVNFDSQLEKFEEAIPSADDFDLYGVYPAIDACVALSELVHSRLSGETLEHAVEVSKTSITTVAMLEMTQAGREMSDEELKENPAVEQEWDIQWEIFRLLAECEERDIELIKGLRADLREAGESNIGIIFQQ, encoded by the coding sequence ATGTTACAAAACCCAATTCATCTGCGTCTGGAGCGCCTGGAAAGCTGGCAGCACGTCACTTTCATGGCTTGCTTATGCGAACGCATGTACCCTAATTACGCCGTATTCTGTCAGCAAACTGGTTTTGGTGATGGGCAAATTTACCGCCGTATTCTCGATCTCATCTGGGAAACGCTGACCGTCAAAGACGCAAAAGTAAATTTCGACAGCCAACTGGAGAAATTTGAAGAAGCGATTCCTTCAGCCGACGATTTCGATCTGTACGGCGTTTATCCGGCAATCGATGCTTGCGTGGCGTTAAGTGAACTGGTCCATTCGCGTTTAAGTGGCGAAACGCTCGAACACGCGGTAGAAGTGAGTAAGACCTCCATCACGACCGTGGCGATGCTGGAAATGACTCAGGCTGGCCGTGAAATGAGCGATGAAGAGCTCAAAGAAAACCCAGCTGTAGAGCAAGAGTGGGACATTCAGTGGGAAATATTCCGACTTTTAGCTGAGTGCGAAGAACGCGATATCGAGCTGATAAAAGGCCTTAGGGCAGACCTGCGTGAGGCGGGCGAGAGCAATATTGGTATAATTTTTCAGCAATAA